In Peromyscus maniculatus bairdii isolate BWxNUB_F1_BW_parent chromosome 9, HU_Pman_BW_mat_3.1, whole genome shotgun sequence, one genomic interval encodes:
- the Amer2 gene encoding APC membrane recruitment protein 2 isoform X1 yields the protein METGRSRGGGGAAVSERGDARAGVCRRQEQAGALAADMDSHCECAAETPAAEPPSGKINKAAFKLFKKRKSGGTMPSIFGVKNKGDGKSAGPTGMVRSRTHDGLAEVLVLEGSKKEEPPGGGDHGGARPNPGPPKAAGPGLGSLASSSVAKSHSFFSLLKKNGRSETGKGDPAEASKAGGKQKRGLKGIFSSMRWHRRDKRGKEEEEKAARAAGPGSLVLPGSLTASLECVKEEPPRAARRPDSPGPDAPRHAAGEPEGGEQAPASAERAPARTCLEAASPAGPGDQSARGEDAEGHWRAEKPGAALESGAGEVQAAEDASRTGDVPIKTVPLVDSEGGSGRASAVPDPSSVDPPSDPSADRICLMFSDVTSLKSFDSLTGCGDIIADPEEEAGPSCDKHAPGPGKAVLSKKNTSVVAYQGGGEEMASPDEVDDTYLPEFWDMLSQTEDQGQGPQEGAAKAATASDTKLAPETSNDARCGEVVKDVSSVKRRRLHRIPVEAQQKDEPKHPEKEHQEGVPNSDEGYWDSTTPGPEEDSASSSKKAVIPRDSDSGDALYDLDTEPEGSPAALPATEDPPCLSRLKPVSPSTITCPLRTPGSLLKDSKIPISIKHLSNLPSSHPVVHQQPARSEMPRTKIPVSKVLVRRVSNRGLAGTTIRAAACHDSAKKL from the coding sequence ATGGAGACGGGCAGgagccgcggcggcggcggcgcggctGTCAGCGAGCGCGGCGACGCGCGCGCGGGGGtctgcaggaggcaggagcaggccgGGGCCCTCGCCGCAGACATGGACTCGCATTGTGAGTGCGCCGCGGAGACGCCCGCCGCAGAGCCGCCGTCGGGGAAGATCAATAAGGCTGCGTTCAAGTTATTCAAGAAGAGGAAATCTGGGGGgaccatgcccagcatttttgGGGTCAAAAACAAAGGGGATGGGAAGAGCGCGGGGCCGACGGGGATGGTGAGAAGCAGGACCCACGACGGACTAGCGGAGGTACTGGTGCTGGAGGGCAGCAAGAAGGAGGAGCCGCCCGGCGGGGGCGATCACGGCGGGGCCCGGCCGAACCCCGGGCCCCCCAAAGCCGCCGGGCCTGGtctgggctctctggccagcagcTCGGTGGCCAAGTCCCACAGCTTCTTCTCCCTGCTGAAAAAGAACGGGCGATCCGAGACCGGCAAGGGGGACCCTGCCGAGGCGAGCAAGGCTGGCGGCAAACAAAAGAGGGGGCTGAAAGGGATCTTCAGCAGCATGCGCTGGCACCGGAGGGACAAGCGcggcaaggaggaggaggagaaggcggCGCGCGCGGCGGGCCCGGGCAGCCTAGTCCTGCCCGGCTCGCTCACCGCCAGCCTGGAGTGCGTCAAGGAGGAGCCGCCCCGAGCCGCGCGCCGCCCGGACAGCCCGGGCCCGGACGCCCCGCGACACGCAGCAGGTGAGCCCGAAGGGGGAGAGCAGGCGCCCGCGTCCGCCGAGCGCGCCCCGGCGCGGACCTGCCTCGAGGCCGCGAGCCCCGCCGGCCCTGGCGACCAGAGCGCCCGGGGAGAGGACGCCGAGGGGCATTGGCGCGCGGAGAAGCCCGGGGCAGCCCTCGAGTCGGGAGCCGGCGAGGTCCAGGCGGCCGAGGATGCGTCCAGGACAGGTGACGTTCCGATAAAGACCGTCCCCCTTGTCGACTCCGAAGGTGGCAGCGGCCGGGCGTCTGCCGTCCCTGACCCTTCCTCTGTTGATCCACCCTCAGACCCGTCGGCAGATCGTATTTGTTTGATGTTTTCTGACGTGACTTCACTGAAAAGCTTTGACTCTCTTACAGGCTGTGGAGATATTATTGCAGACCCAGAAGAAGAGGCAGGCCCCAGCTGTGACAAGCATGCCCCCGGGCCAGGCAAGGCAGTGCTCTCTAAAAAGAACACCAGCGTGGTGGCCTAccaaggaggaggggaggagatggcCAGCCCGGATGAGGTGGACGACACCTATCTCCCGGAATTCTGGGACATGTTGTCCCAGACTGAGGACCAAGGACAAGGGCCCCAAGAGGGCGCAGCGAAGGCTGCCACTGCTTCGGACACCAAACTGGCCCCTGAGACCTCCAATGATGCCCGGTGTGGGGAAGTAGTCAAGGACGTGTCCTCTGTCAAGCGCAGGAGGCTCCACAGGATCCCCGTTGAGGCTCAGCAGAAGGACGAGCCAAAGCACCCGGAGAAGGAGCATCAAGAAGGTGTCCCTAACAGCGACGAGGGCTACTGGGACTCCACCACTCCTGGTCCAGAAGAAGATAGCGCCAGCAGCAGTAAGAAGGCAGTCATCCCCAGGGATAGCGACAGTGGCGATGCTCTCTATGATCTCGACACTGAACCCGAAGGAAGCCCAGCTGCCCTTCCTGCCACAGAGGACCCACCCTGCTTGTCCCGGCTCAAGCCCGTGTCTCCAAGCACCATCACCTGTCCGCTGAGAACACCAGGCAGCTTGCTGAAGGACTCTAAAATCCCCATTAGCATCAAGCATCTCTCCAACCTCCCATCCAGCCATCCTGTGGTGCACCAGCAACCAGCCAGGAGTGAGATGCCCAGAACAAAAATCCCCGTTTCCAAAGTGCTGGTCCGCAGGGTCAGCAACCGGGGTTTGGCTGGGACCACTATCAGGGCAGCAGCATGCCATGACAGTGCCAAAAAGTTGTGA
- the Amer2 gene encoding APC membrane recruitment protein 2 isoform X2 — METGRSRGGGGAAVSERGDARAGVCRRQEQAGALAADMDSHCECAAETPAAEPPSGKINKAAFKLFKKRKSGGTMPSIFGVKNKGDGKSAGPTGMVRSRTHDGLAEVLVLEGSKKEEPPGGGDHGGARPNPGPPKAAGPGLGSLASSSVAKSHSFFSLLKKNGRSETGKGDPAEASKAGGKQKRGLKGIFSSMRWHRRDKRGKEEEEKAARAAGPGSLVLPGSLTASLECVKEEPPRAARRPDSPGPDAPRHAAGCGDIIADPEEEAGPSCDKHAPGPGKAVLSKKNTSVVAYQGGGEEMASPDEVDDTYLPEFWDMLSQTEDQGQGPQEGAAKAATASDTKLAPETSNDARCGEVVKDVSSVKRRRLHRIPVEAQQKDEPKHPEKEHQEGVPNSDEGYWDSTTPGPEEDSASSSKKAVIPRDSDSGDALYDLDTEPEGSPAALPATEDPPCLSRLKPVSPSTITCPLRTPGSLLKDSKIPISIKHLSNLPSSHPVVHQQPARSEMPRTKIPVSKVLVRRVSNRGLAGTTIRAAACHDSAKKL; from the exons ATGGAGACGGGCAGgagccgcggcggcggcggcgcggctGTCAGCGAGCGCGGCGACGCGCGCGCGGGGGtctgcaggaggcaggagcaggccgGGGCCCTCGCCGCAGACATGGACTCGCATTGTGAGTGCGCCGCGGAGACGCCCGCCGCAGAGCCGCCGTCGGGGAAGATCAATAAGGCTGCGTTCAAGTTATTCAAGAAGAGGAAATCTGGGGGgaccatgcccagcatttttgGGGTCAAAAACAAAGGGGATGGGAAGAGCGCGGGGCCGACGGGGATGGTGAGAAGCAGGACCCACGACGGACTAGCGGAGGTACTGGTGCTGGAGGGCAGCAAGAAGGAGGAGCCGCCCGGCGGGGGCGATCACGGCGGGGCCCGGCCGAACCCCGGGCCCCCCAAAGCCGCCGGGCCTGGtctgggctctctggccagcagcTCGGTGGCCAAGTCCCACAGCTTCTTCTCCCTGCTGAAAAAGAACGGGCGATCCGAGACCGGCAAGGGGGACCCTGCCGAGGCGAGCAAGGCTGGCGGCAAACAAAAGAGGGGGCTGAAAGGGATCTTCAGCAGCATGCGCTGGCACCGGAGGGACAAGCGcggcaaggaggaggaggagaaggcggCGCGCGCGGCGGGCCCGGGCAGCCTAGTCCTGCCCGGCTCGCTCACCGCCAGCCTGGAGTGCGTCAAGGAGGAGCCGCCCCGAGCCGCGCGCCGCCCGGACAGCCCGGGCCCGGACGCCCCGCGACACGCAGCAG GCTGTGGAGATATTATTGCAGACCCAGAAGAAGAGGCAGGCCCCAGCTGTGACAAGCATGCCCCCGGGCCAGGCAAGGCAGTGCTCTCTAAAAAGAACACCAGCGTGGTGGCCTAccaaggaggaggggaggagatggcCAGCCCGGATGAGGTGGACGACACCTATCTCCCGGAATTCTGGGACATGTTGTCCCAGACTGAGGACCAAGGACAAGGGCCCCAAGAGGGCGCAGCGAAGGCTGCCACTGCTTCGGACACCAAACTGGCCCCTGAGACCTCCAATGATGCCCGGTGTGGGGAAGTAGTCAAGGACGTGTCCTCTGTCAAGCGCAGGAGGCTCCACAGGATCCCCGTTGAGGCTCAGCAGAAGGACGAGCCAAAGCACCCGGAGAAGGAGCATCAAGAAGGTGTCCCTAACAGCGACGAGGGCTACTGGGACTCCACCACTCCTGGTCCAGAAGAAGATAGCGCCAGCAGCAGTAAGAAGGCAGTCATCCCCAGGGATAGCGACAGTGGCGATGCTCTCTATGATCTCGACACTGAACCCGAAGGAAGCCCAGCTGCCCTTCCTGCCACAGAGGACCCACCCTGCTTGTCCCGGCTCAAGCCCGTGTCTCCAAGCACCATCACCTGTCCGCTGAGAACACCAGGCAGCTTGCTGAAGGACTCTAAAATCCCCATTAGCATCAAGCATCTCTCCAACCTCCCATCCAGCCATCCTGTGGTGCACCAGCAACCAGCCAGGAGTGAGATGCCCAGAACAAAAATCCCCGTTTCCAAAGTGCTGGTCCGCAGGGTCAGCAACCGGGGTTTGGCTGGGACCACTATCAGGGCAGCAGCATGCCATGACAGTGCCAAAAAGTTGTGA